A part of Oceanidesulfovibrio indonesiensis genomic DNA contains:
- the divK gene encoding DVU0259 family response regulator domain-containing protein — protein sequence MSKKIMVIDDDEAIVDYLVSVFEDHGYTTCRAQDGVTAYEVAMAEKPDLITLDLEMPNEWGPRFYRKLTQTDEFADLPVIVISGLSGIHLAIKRAVATIKKPFDPVEVIQIVRETIGK from the coding sequence ATGTCAAAGAAGATCATGGTGATTGACGACGACGAAGCGATAGTCGATTACCTCGTCAGCGTTTTCGAGGATCACGGATACACCACCTGCCGCGCCCAGGACGGTGTCACCGCTTACGAGGTCGCCATGGCCGAAAAGCCTGACCTCATCACTCTGGACCTGGAGATGCCAAACGAGTGGGGGCCGCGTTTCTATCGCAAGCTGACACAGACCGACGAGTTTGCGGACCTGCCGGTGATCGTCATCAGCGGACTCTCCGGAATCCATCTGGCGATCAAGCGCGCGGTTGCCACCATCAAAAAGCCCTTCGACCCGGTGGAGGTTATCCAGATAGTTCGGGAAACCATCGGGAAATAG
- the divK gene encoding DVU0259 family response regulator domain-containing protein, with translation MSKKILIVDDDQEIRSYLTDLFTDNGYEVVTAADGSVADEVVVKEMPDLITLDLEMPEEWGPRFYRKLTQNPELKRIPVIVISGLSANKYAIPKAVASLSKPFDPDQLMRIVKDTIG, from the coding sequence ATGTCCAAGAAGATTCTGATCGTTGACGATGACCAGGAAATCCGCTCCTACTTGACTGATCTGTTCACCGACAATGGATACGAGGTCGTCACTGCGGCCGATGGTTCCGTTGCAGATGAGGTGGTTGTCAAGGAAATGCCGGACCTCATCACGCTGGACCTGGAAATGCCAGAGGAGTGGGGGCCCCGCTTCTACCGCAAATTGACGCAAAATCCGGAGCTCAAACGCATTCCGGTGATCGTCATCAGCGGACTCAGCGCGAACAAATACGCTATTCCAAAAGCGGTTGCAAGCTTGTCAAAGCCGTTCGACCCTGATCAGCTCATGCGGATCGTCAAGGATACCATCGGCTAG